From a region of the Oryza sativa Japonica Group chromosome 6, ASM3414082v1 genome:
- the LOC4341913 gene encoding receptor-like protein 2 isoform X2 codes for MSWVKRTDCCKWEGITCSSDGTVTDVLLAAKGLQGHISPLLGNLTGLLHLNLSHNLLNGNLPMELLFSRSIIVLDVSFNRLDGSLPELQSSSGGFPLQVLNISSNLFTGQFSSKLWEAMKNIVALNASNNSFTGQIPSSICINSPSLAILDLSYNQFSGSIPPELGNCSKLREFKAGYNNFNGALPEELFSATSLEHLSLPSNDLQGVLDGSDILKLVKLTVLDLGSTGLSGNIPDSIGQLSTLEELRLDNNNMSGELPSAVGNCTNLRYLSLRNNKFVGDLSKVNFTRLNLRIADFSINNFTGTVPESIYSCSNLIALRLAFNKFHGQLSPRMGNLKSMSFFSIADNHLTNITNALQILKSCKNLTAVLIGTNFKGETISKSETIDGFENLRVLTIDSCGLVGQIPTWISKLKKLEVLDLSNNMLSGKIPFWISDLPVLFYLDITNNSLTGDIPTALMNTPMLQLGKNAAQLDPNFLELPVYWTRSRQYRLLNAFPNALNLGNNGFTGVIPPEIGRLKMLDGFNISFNRLSGEIPQQICNLTNLQLLDLSSNQLTGTR; via the exons ATGTCATGGGTGAAGAGGACAGACTGCTGTAAATGGGAAGGCATCACCTGCAGCAGTGATGGCACAGTCACAGATGTCTTGCTGGCTGCTAAGGGCCTCCAAGGGCACATCTCGCCATTGCTCGGCAATCTTACTGGGCTGTTGCACCTCAACCTGTCTCACAACTTACTCAATGGCAACCTACCGATGGAATTGTTGTTCTCCAGAAGCATCATCGTCCTTGACGTTAGCTTCAACCGCCTAGATGGTTCTCTGCCAGAGTTGCAGTCCTCTAGTGGTGGTTTTCCTCTCCAGGTACTGAATATCTCAAGCAATTTATTTACAGGGCAGTTCTCATCCAAACTGTGGGAGGCGATGAAGAATATTGTTGCTCTTAATGCAAGCAACAACAGCTTTACAGGACAGATACCATCTTCTATCTGCATCAACTCCCCATCACTTGCTATCCTTGACCTTTCTTACAACCAATTCAGTGGCAGTATTCCTCCGGAGCTTGGAAATTGCTCCAAGCTGAGAGAGTTCAAGGCTGGCTACAACAATTTTAATGGAGCTCTCCCTGAAGAACTCTTCAGTGCTACCTCGTTGGAGCACTTGTCTCTTCCTAGCAATGATTTACAGGGAGTTCTTGATGGTTCTGACATATTAAAACTCGTCAAGCTGACTGTCCTTGATCTCGGATCGACTGGGCTCAGTGGGAACATCCCGGATTCTATTGGCCAACTAAGCACATTGGAGGAGCTCCGGCTGGACAACAACAACATGTCTGGTGAGCTGCCATCGGCCGTAGGTAACTGCACAAATCTGAGGTACCTCAGCCTCAGAAACAACAAATTTGTGGGAGATCTTAGCAAAGTCAATTTTACCCGGTTGAATTTGAGAATCGCAGATTTCTCAATTAATAACTTCACTGGTACAGTTCCAGAAAGCATATACTCATGCAGCAATCTAATTGCGTTGCGGCTGGCTTTCAACAAGTTTCATGGCCAGCTCTCACCAAGAATGGGCAATCTGAAGTCCATGTCCTTCTTTTCAATAGCCGATAACCATCTCACAAATATCACAAATGCACTTCAGATACTCAAGAGCTGCAAAAACCTTACCGCCGTTCTTATTGGAACCAACTTCAAGGGTGAAACCATATCAAAAAGTGAAACAATTGATGGTTTTGAGAATCTTCGGGTACTGACTATAGATTCCTGTGGATTGGTTGGACAAATTCCCACTTGGATATCAAAGCTCAAAAAACTGGAGGTGTTGGATTTATCAAACAATATGCTCTCTGGAAAAATACCATTTTGGATTAGTGATCTGCCTGTTCTTTTCTATTTAGATATAACAAACAACAGTCTTACAGGGGATATCCCAACTGCGTTGATGAACACGCCGATGCTACAATTAGGAAAGAATGCTGCCCAGTTGGACCCAAATTTCCTTGAATTGCCTGTTTATTGGACACGATCACGTCAATACCGCTTGCTCAACGCTTTTCCTAATGCGTTGAATCTAGGTAACAATGGTTTCACAGGAGTGATTCCCCCAGAGATTGGTCGGTTGAAAATGCTCGACGGCTTCAATATCAGCTTTAACAGGTTATCTGGAGAAATACCACAGCAGATATGCAATCTCACAAACCTGCAATTGCTAGATTTATCAAGCAATCAGCTCACAG gaaccagaTGA
- the LOC4341913 gene encoding tyrosine-sulfated glycopeptide receptor 1 isoform X1, with the protein MSWVKRTDCCKWEGITCSSDGTVTDVLLAAKGLQGHISPLLGNLTGLLHLNLSHNLLNGNLPMELLFSRSIIVLDVSFNRLDGSLPELQSSSGGFPLQVLNISSNLFTGQFSSKLWEAMKNIVALNASNNSFTGQIPSSICINSPSLAILDLSYNQFSGSIPPELGNCSKLREFKAGYNNFNGALPEELFSATSLEHLSLPSNDLQGVLDGSDILKLVKLTVLDLGSTGLSGNIPDSIGQLSTLEELRLDNNNMSGELPSAVGNCTNLRYLSLRNNKFVGDLSKVNFTRLNLRIADFSINNFTGTVPESIYSCSNLIALRLAFNKFHGQLSPRMGNLKSMSFFSIADNHLTNITNALQILKSCKNLTAVLIGTNFKGETISKSETIDGFENLRVLTIDSCGLVGQIPTWISKLKKLEVLDLSNNMLSGKIPFWISDLPVLFYLDITNNSLTGDIPTALMNTPMLQLGKNAAQLDPNFLELPVYWTRSRQYRLLNAFPNALNLGNNGFTGVIPPEIGRLKMLDGFNISFNRLSGEIPQQICNLTNLQLLDLSSNQLTGELPSALTDMHFLSKFNVSNNELEGPVPTGGQFDTFLNSSYSGNSKLCGAVLSNLCSPTTRKENFTSQRRNLRCALVTGITLGALVALALLACFLIGRLVYDDHTESLTHLQMRYRR; encoded by the coding sequence ATGTCATGGGTGAAGAGGACAGACTGCTGTAAATGGGAAGGCATCACCTGCAGCAGTGATGGCACAGTCACAGATGTCTTGCTGGCTGCTAAGGGCCTCCAAGGGCACATCTCGCCATTGCTCGGCAATCTTACTGGGCTGTTGCACCTCAACCTGTCTCACAACTTACTCAATGGCAACCTACCGATGGAATTGTTGTTCTCCAGAAGCATCATCGTCCTTGACGTTAGCTTCAACCGCCTAGATGGTTCTCTGCCAGAGTTGCAGTCCTCTAGTGGTGGTTTTCCTCTCCAGGTACTGAATATCTCAAGCAATTTATTTACAGGGCAGTTCTCATCCAAACTGTGGGAGGCGATGAAGAATATTGTTGCTCTTAATGCAAGCAACAACAGCTTTACAGGACAGATACCATCTTCTATCTGCATCAACTCCCCATCACTTGCTATCCTTGACCTTTCTTACAACCAATTCAGTGGCAGTATTCCTCCGGAGCTTGGAAATTGCTCCAAGCTGAGAGAGTTCAAGGCTGGCTACAACAATTTTAATGGAGCTCTCCCTGAAGAACTCTTCAGTGCTACCTCGTTGGAGCACTTGTCTCTTCCTAGCAATGATTTACAGGGAGTTCTTGATGGTTCTGACATATTAAAACTCGTCAAGCTGACTGTCCTTGATCTCGGATCGACTGGGCTCAGTGGGAACATCCCGGATTCTATTGGCCAACTAAGCACATTGGAGGAGCTCCGGCTGGACAACAACAACATGTCTGGTGAGCTGCCATCGGCCGTAGGTAACTGCACAAATCTGAGGTACCTCAGCCTCAGAAACAACAAATTTGTGGGAGATCTTAGCAAAGTCAATTTTACCCGGTTGAATTTGAGAATCGCAGATTTCTCAATTAATAACTTCACTGGTACAGTTCCAGAAAGCATATACTCATGCAGCAATCTAATTGCGTTGCGGCTGGCTTTCAACAAGTTTCATGGCCAGCTCTCACCAAGAATGGGCAATCTGAAGTCCATGTCCTTCTTTTCAATAGCCGATAACCATCTCACAAATATCACAAATGCACTTCAGATACTCAAGAGCTGCAAAAACCTTACCGCCGTTCTTATTGGAACCAACTTCAAGGGTGAAACCATATCAAAAAGTGAAACAATTGATGGTTTTGAGAATCTTCGGGTACTGACTATAGATTCCTGTGGATTGGTTGGACAAATTCCCACTTGGATATCAAAGCTCAAAAAACTGGAGGTGTTGGATTTATCAAACAATATGCTCTCTGGAAAAATACCATTTTGGATTAGTGATCTGCCTGTTCTTTTCTATTTAGATATAACAAACAACAGTCTTACAGGGGATATCCCAACTGCGTTGATGAACACGCCGATGCTACAATTAGGAAAGAATGCTGCCCAGTTGGACCCAAATTTCCTTGAATTGCCTGTTTATTGGACACGATCACGTCAATACCGCTTGCTCAACGCTTTTCCTAATGCGTTGAATCTAGGTAACAATGGTTTCACAGGAGTGATTCCCCCAGAGATTGGTCGGTTGAAAATGCTCGACGGCTTCAATATCAGCTTTAACAGGTTATCTGGAGAAATACCACAGCAGATATGCAATCTCACAAACCTGCAATTGCTAGATTTATCAAGCAATCAGCTCACAGGTGAACTACCGTCTGCACTGACTGATATGCACTTCCTTTCTAAATTCAATGTTTCTAACAATGAACTAGAAGGGCCAGTTCCAACTGGAGGACAGTTTGATACATTTCTTAATTCTAGCTATAGTGGGAATTCGAAGCTATGTGGTGCTGTACTCAGTAACCTTTGCAGTCCCActacaagaaaagaaaacttcACCTCACAGCGGCGCAACTTACGGTGTGCATTAGTCACTGGAATCACCTTGGGAGCACTCGTCGCTCTTGCTTTGCTTGCATGCTTCTTGATTGGGCGGTTGGTATATGATGATCACACCGAAAGCCTAACTCACCTTCAAATGCGGTACCGAAGATAG
- the LOC4341914 gene encoding uncharacterized protein isoform X2, giving the protein MLWCVRAEDALAAAAAVAVASDKMRSVTLGGSIQRVMRRIGGGGGGRRSAGSRGAPQRAECLGAGSGDASASCSGDDSSNGTGKRDGSRRVRMRRYRSELEQEVKKLQRQLEEEIDLQLALTDAITNNATLILEPSAKLPNKAQELIISIASLENTVSKLEKDLNDLCYQLCHLRNNTRLAENNSRYLETLAEENNSRGLLSTSLQYQPPSTCKCTGEEDISTLRDIKLGESESMQENLFPGLEDQQNIQKESEGREIVSQDGLLEEHQDVPSNRLLEKHWNEEMQESYPMENGGREYQIIDALSFDQSHQRKSSINGNVWNGNPNKLSEEMVRCMRDIFLRLSDSSSEISPKGSSVNSISSTERLSGCTLTSVSDSSLMASVMQSPSVDSNHDSIDEVRYFDPYNVNGKEVRRDIGNYCSVAEVSWMYVGKEQLAYASEALKNFRNLVEQLSKVDPTCMTCAERLAFWINLYNTLIMHAYLAYGVPENDIKLFSLMQKACYIVGGQSFSAAEIEFVILKMKTPVHRPQLSLMLALHKFRVTEEHKKYSIDDAEPLVLFGLSCGMFSSPAVRIFSAGNVRQELQESMRDYIRASVGINDSGKLIVPKLLQSYAKGTVEDSLLADWICRHLTPNQVAAVQDTSSSRKQRLLGVRSFSVVPFDSKFRYLFLPDNSSSQH; this is encoded by the exons ATGCTGTGGTGCGTCCGCGCGGAGGACGCATTGGCCGCCGCTGCAGCCGTGGCCGTGGCGTCCGACAAGATGCGCTCCGTGACCCT ggGCGGTTCGATCCAGAGGGTGATGCGGAggattggcggcggcggtggtggccggagaTCGGCCGGGTCGAGGGGCGCGCCGCAGCGGGCGGAATGCCTGGGGGCGGGGAGCGGCGACGCGTCGGCGAGCTGCTCCGGG GATGATAGTAGCAATGGCACTGGCAAGAGGGATGGAAGCAGAAGGGTAAGGATGCGGCGGTACAGATCGGAGCTCGAGCAAGAA GTAAAGAAACTGCAGAGGCAACTGGAAGAAGAGATTGACTTGCAGTTGGCATTAACAGATGCCATCACAAATAATGCTACACTGATACTTGAGCCCTCTGCAAAGCTTCCAAACAAG GCACAGGAGCTAATAATTAGCATAGCCTCCTTGGAGAATACTGTCTCAAAACTTGAAAAAGACCTAAATGACTTATGTTACCAACTGTGTCATTTAAGGAACAATACGCGACTTGCAGAAAATAATTCCAGATACTTAGAAACTCTAGCTGAAGAAAATAATTCCAGAGGTCTACTGTCTACATCATTACAGTACCAACCACCGTCAACTTGTAAATGTACAGGGGAGGAA GACATTTCAACACTAAGAGATATAAAGCTCGGAGAATCTGAATCAATGCAAGAAAATTTATTCCCTGGGCTTGAGGACCAACAGAACATTCAAAAAGAGAGTGAAGGGAGAGAGATAGTATCTCAAGATGGGCTTCTCGAAGAGCATCAAGATGTTCCTTCAAATAGATTGTTGGAAAAACACTGGAACGAAGAG ATGCAAGAGTCCTATCCTATGGAAAATGGAGGCAGAGAATATCAGATAATAGATGCGTTATCATTTGACCAATCTCATCAGAGGAAAAGCAGCATCAATGGTAATGTGTGGAATGGCAATCCAAATAAGCTCTCTGAAGAAATGGTGCGCTGTATGAGAGATATCTTCCTTCGTTTATCTGACTCATCATCCGAGATATCACCAAAAGGGTCTTCTGTTAATTCAATTTCATCAACAGAACGTCTATCTGGCTGTACATTGACATCTGTATCAGATTCATCCTTGATGGCATCAGTGATGCAAAGCCCTTCAGTTGATTCAAACCATGACAGTATTGATGAAGTTAGATACTTCGATCCCTACAACGTTAATGGCAAGGAAGTTCGAAGAGACATTGGGAACTATTGTTCAGTAGCTGAGGTGTCTTGGATGTATGTTGGCAAGGAACAGCTTGCATATGCATCTGAAGCTCTAAAAAATTTCAG GAATCTCGTGGAGCAACTATCAAAGGTTGACCCTACATGTATGACCTGTGCTGAGCGGTTAGCATTTTGGATTAACCTGTACAATACGTTGATAATGCAT GCATATTTGGCCTATGGGGTTCCAGAAAACGATATCAAGCTCTTCTCACTAATGCAAAAG GCCTGTTACATTGTTGGTGGGCAGTCCTTCAGCGCAGCAGAAATAGAGTTTGTGATTCTGAAGATGAAGACTCCAGTACACCGGCCACAACTT TCGTTGATGTTGGCCCTTCACAAGTTCAGAGTTACCGAGGAGCACAAGAAATATTCGATCGATGATGCAGAGCCCCTTGTGTTGTTTGGCCTTAGCTGTGGAATGTTCTCATCACCTGCT GTCAGGATTTTCTCAGCCGGGAATGTTCGGCAGGAGCTTCAGGAATCAATGAGAGACTACATCCGAGCATCGGTTGGTATCAACGACAGCGGGAAGCTCATCGTCCCAAAGCTGCTTCAGAGCTATGCCAAGGGCACCGTGGAGGACTCTCTGCTCGCCGACTGGATCTGCCGTCACCTCACACCAAACCAGGTCGCAGCTGTCCAAGACACTTCGTCGTCGCGGAAACAGCGGCTTCTTGGTGTGCGCAGCTTCAGCGTCGTTCCATTTGACTCAAAATTCCGGTATCTGTTCTTGCCTGACAACAGTAGCTCCCAGCACTGA
- the LOC4341914 gene encoding uncharacterized protein isoform X1, which produces MLWCVRAEDALAAAAAVAVASDKMRSVTLGGSIQRVMRRIGGGGGGRRSAGSRGAPQRAECLGAGSGDASASCSGDDSSNGTGKRDGSRRVRMRRYRSELEQEVKKLQRQLEEEIDLQLALTDAITNNATLILEPSAKLPNKAQELIISIASLENTVSKLEKDLNDLCYQLCHLRNNTRLAENNSRYLETLAEENNSRGLLSTSLQYQPPSTCKCTGEEDISTLRDIKLGESESMQENLFPGLEDQQNIQKESEGREIVSQDGLLEEHQDVPSNRLLEKHWNEELVSWQMQESYPMENGGREYQIIDALSFDQSHQRKSSINGNVWNGNPNKLSEEMVRCMRDIFLRLSDSSSEISPKGSSVNSISSTERLSGCTLTSVSDSSLMASVMQSPSVDSNHDSIDEVRYFDPYNVNGKEVRRDIGNYCSVAEVSWMYVGKEQLAYASEALKNFRNLVEQLSKVDPTCMTCAERLAFWINLYNTLIMHAYLAYGVPENDIKLFSLMQKACYIVGGQSFSAAEIEFVILKMKTPVHRPQLSLMLALHKFRVTEEHKKYSIDDAEPLVLFGLSCGMFSSPAVRIFSAGNVRQELQESMRDYIRASVGINDSGKLIVPKLLQSYAKGTVEDSLLADWICRHLTPNQVAAVQDTSSSRKQRLLGVRSFSVVPFDSKFRYLFLPDNSSSQH; this is translated from the exons ATGCTGTGGTGCGTCCGCGCGGAGGACGCATTGGCCGCCGCTGCAGCCGTGGCCGTGGCGTCCGACAAGATGCGCTCCGTGACCCT ggGCGGTTCGATCCAGAGGGTGATGCGGAggattggcggcggcggtggtggccggagaTCGGCCGGGTCGAGGGGCGCGCCGCAGCGGGCGGAATGCCTGGGGGCGGGGAGCGGCGACGCGTCGGCGAGCTGCTCCGGG GATGATAGTAGCAATGGCACTGGCAAGAGGGATGGAAGCAGAAGGGTAAGGATGCGGCGGTACAGATCGGAGCTCGAGCAAGAA GTAAAGAAACTGCAGAGGCAACTGGAAGAAGAGATTGACTTGCAGTTGGCATTAACAGATGCCATCACAAATAATGCTACACTGATACTTGAGCCCTCTGCAAAGCTTCCAAACAAG GCACAGGAGCTAATAATTAGCATAGCCTCCTTGGAGAATACTGTCTCAAAACTTGAAAAAGACCTAAATGACTTATGTTACCAACTGTGTCATTTAAGGAACAATACGCGACTTGCAGAAAATAATTCCAGATACTTAGAAACTCTAGCTGAAGAAAATAATTCCAGAGGTCTACTGTCTACATCATTACAGTACCAACCACCGTCAACTTGTAAATGTACAGGGGAGGAA GACATTTCAACACTAAGAGATATAAAGCTCGGAGAATCTGAATCAATGCAAGAAAATTTATTCCCTGGGCTTGAGGACCAACAGAACATTCAAAAAGAGAGTGAAGGGAGAGAGATAGTATCTCAAGATGGGCTTCTCGAAGAGCATCAAGATGTTCCTTCAAATAGATTGTTGGAAAAACACTGGAACGAAGAG CTTGTTTCTTGGCAGATGCAAGAGTCCTATCCTATGGAAAATGGAGGCAGAGAATATCAGATAATAGATGCGTTATCATTTGACCAATCTCATCAGAGGAAAAGCAGCATCAATGGTAATGTGTGGAATGGCAATCCAAATAAGCTCTCTGAAGAAATGGTGCGCTGTATGAGAGATATCTTCCTTCGTTTATCTGACTCATCATCCGAGATATCACCAAAAGGGTCTTCTGTTAATTCAATTTCATCAACAGAACGTCTATCTGGCTGTACATTGACATCTGTATCAGATTCATCCTTGATGGCATCAGTGATGCAAAGCCCTTCAGTTGATTCAAACCATGACAGTATTGATGAAGTTAGATACTTCGATCCCTACAACGTTAATGGCAAGGAAGTTCGAAGAGACATTGGGAACTATTGTTCAGTAGCTGAGGTGTCTTGGATGTATGTTGGCAAGGAACAGCTTGCATATGCATCTGAAGCTCTAAAAAATTTCAG GAATCTCGTGGAGCAACTATCAAAGGTTGACCCTACATGTATGACCTGTGCTGAGCGGTTAGCATTTTGGATTAACCTGTACAATACGTTGATAATGCAT GCATATTTGGCCTATGGGGTTCCAGAAAACGATATCAAGCTCTTCTCACTAATGCAAAAG GCCTGTTACATTGTTGGTGGGCAGTCCTTCAGCGCAGCAGAAATAGAGTTTGTGATTCTGAAGATGAAGACTCCAGTACACCGGCCACAACTT TCGTTGATGTTGGCCCTTCACAAGTTCAGAGTTACCGAGGAGCACAAGAAATATTCGATCGATGATGCAGAGCCCCTTGTGTTGTTTGGCCTTAGCTGTGGAATGTTCTCATCACCTGCT GTCAGGATTTTCTCAGCCGGGAATGTTCGGCAGGAGCTTCAGGAATCAATGAGAGACTACATCCGAGCATCGGTTGGTATCAACGACAGCGGGAAGCTCATCGTCCCAAAGCTGCTTCAGAGCTATGCCAAGGGCACCGTGGAGGACTCTCTGCTCGCCGACTGGATCTGCCGTCACCTCACACCAAACCAGGTCGCAGCTGTCCAAGACACTTCGTCGTCGCGGAAACAGCGGCTTCTTGGTGTGCGCAGCTTCAGCGTCGTTCCATTTGACTCAAAATTCCGGTATCTGTTCTTGCCTGACAACAGTAGCTCCCAGCACTGA